A window of Sphingobacterium kitahiroshimense genomic DNA:
TGCAAGCCAATCCTCAGTACGCGTTTTATCATTGAACACCATTTCTAATGTCAATTGATCATCTGGCATCTTATCCAAATATTTTGTGCACGAGGTTAGGGCAAAGGTTATAAAAATGATGGATATTAATATCTTAGATTTTTTCATTACAGTATTTTTATAGTAATCAGGCTGTTATTTAAAATTCAATTCCATGCCTATTGACATAGACTTCATAATTGGATAGCGCATACCATTATTTACGCCTAGCTCCGGATCCCAAAGCTTAAAATCTGAAATAGTCAATAAATTATTCCCTCTTAAGAAAATACGTAGGTTTTTTATTTGAATGGGATTTATCCAGTTGGAAGGCATATTAAAACCTAGTTCAACATTTCGCAATCTCAAAAAACTCATATCACGCAACCACCAGGTTGAGGCCATATTATTATTGGAACTTTGATAATCTGACAAACGGGGATAAAAAACATCTTGTCTGGGATCGGCTACTGTCCAACGGTCGGATACGTTATCAAACATATTTCCCATAGCACCATTGGAACTACCAGGAATAAAATTAGATCCTCCGATAATACGGTCAGTCTTGGAAAGTCCTTGCATAAAGAAGCCAAAGTCAAAAGATTTATAGCGCACATTTGCTCCAAAACCGTATACAATCTGAGGATCTTCTGTACCACCTATTGCAGTTCTGTCAAATGCATCAATCACACCGTCATTGTTCAGGTCTACGTATTTAATATCTCCAGGACGAACAGGGCCAAAAGTATGTTTAGGAATATCACTTTTTAATTGTCCACTAGCGACATCGGCAAAATCCTGTTCCTCAAAAAGACCATCTGCCACTAAACCAAATAACTGTCCGATTGACTTCCCTGTCGAAGAACGGGATGTGCCAATTACTGCTGATGGCTCATCTTGCTCAATGATTTTGTTATGTGCATAAGTGAATGTACCTCTTACTGATAGAAATAAATCCGGATTCAATGCTTTACTAAATTCAACAGATGCATCTACTCCTTGATTATTCACTTTACCATAATTTGCCCACGGCGCATTTGTAAATCCACTGGAGCCGGGTATAGACCGACGTTGCATAAAAATATTGCTGCGCTTTTCTGTAAAATAATCGATTTGAAAGTCAAGCGCATTCCACAGACCCAGTTCAAAACCTACATTGGTCTTTTGTACCGTTTCCCATGTCAAATCAAGATTTCCCTGATCCCCTTCAATTCTGCCCGATCGCCTGAAATCATTATTGATACCCCACGAATAACCCGTGGACTCATTAATGGTGGTAATATAAGCGAAGCGCCGACCATCCAGTTTATCATTTCCGACTAAACCGTAGGAACCTCTGAACTTAAGTTTATTGACCGTACTTCTCAGATGTTGCATCCAAGTTTCTTCTGATAGATACCATCCCAATGCAAAAGAAGGGAAGAAACCAAACCTTTTACCAGGAGCAAAATTTTCAGATCCATTATAACCAAAATTGAACTCACCTATGTAGCGGTTAGCGTAGTTGTAGGAAAAACGACCTGCAATACCTTGGTTACGGTAGGGTAACAGATCGCCATTATCGTAGTTTCGTTGGTTATAGAGCACCATCCCCTCAACATTGTGGTTTCCGAAATTTTGAGCATAGTTAATTGCTCCTTCTAAATACATACTCTTATCTCCCCAATCTGATCCTTTGCTGTAACCTAAGAACTCCTGCCCATAGCTATCTATAACAAGTTTCAAACGTCCCTCTTCATCTCTTCCTATGGCCGGATTGTAATAATCTGGATCTTTACTTCGTACTACAGAAGTGCTAGAATAACGATCGAAAGAAAAGAGACCTCTTGCTTTTAACCCTTTTAAAAAAAAGGCTAAATCTTGCTCTATGGAAAACAAGGATTCAATTTTGCTATCACTTAATCTTTCATACCCGCGTTGCGTCGCTAGCGCCCACGGATTGGTACGTCCCGAGGTACGTGGTATTTCTCCACTCGAGTAAATGGTTGGATGGACGTATGGGGGAATTGTAAATGCCTCCTGAAAAAGAGCATCAACACTTTGAGGTGCACGATTGCGGTCTTGAAGATAACCGCCAATATTCAACCGAAATAAGGTAGTCGGGCTGACATTTATATCTACATTGGAACGTACGTTGTACCGATTTAATTTGGAAGAAGAATCCCAGTCCTGCTTCTTATCTCTTTCTATGATTCCACCTTCTCTATAAAATGAAGTAACTAAGGAATAACGTAGAATATCTGAACCGCCGTTGACACTTAAATTTCCCCGGCTGTTTCCTGCTCTATCTTTTAAGATTTCATCCAACCAGTTGACATCTGAATACAGGTCTTTATCTACACCCTTGCGGATATTATCAATGCGCTCCTGCGAATACAGCCCTGTTTCACCGCGTTCTTCACGGATACTATTCATAACCTCTAGGTATTCTGCAGCCCCGACAAAATTTGGTAACTGAAT
This region includes:
- a CDS encoding SusC/RagA family TonB-linked outer membrane protein — encoded protein: MNQLKPKQTKQNIRGVRILMYLVLLTICITTTSSSLKATLQKEISIEFNNVTIKQALHDLHGKMGVKFVYSPNDIDENKKIKLSFHNEKLESILNKLFTGMNVSFVMKDYTIILKKSAKVEQVIQNRIIEGQVLTESGNRLSNATVTGNVSNRSTSTDDNGRFSLNVLPTDRYISVRLVGYAPEQIELTDRNSYRIVLKDSVSALDEVVVVGFGTQRKASVVGAITTIQPKRLQSGTTRSLSNNLAGQLSGVIAVQRSGEPGYDNSNFWIRGISTFGGNRNPLILVDGVERSLDNMDPEEIESFSVLKDAAASAVYGVRGANGVILVNTKRGKVGKPNVSFRFEEGLTSPIQLPNFVGAAEYLEVMNSIREERGETGLYSQERIDNIRKGVDKDLYSDVNWLDEILKDRAGNSRGNLSVNGGSDILRYSLVTSFYREGGIIERDKKQDWDSSSKLNRYNVRSNVDINVSPTTLFRLNIGGYLQDRNRAPQSVDALFQEAFTIPPYVHPTIYSSGEIPRTSGRTNPWALATQRGYERLSDSKIESLFSIEQDLAFFLKGLKARGLFSFDRYSSTSVVRSKDPDYYNPAIGRDEEGRLKLVIDSYGQEFLGYSKGSDWGDKSMYLEGAINYAQNFGNHNVEGMVLYNQRNYDNGDLLPYRNQGIAGRFSYNYANRYIGEFNFGYNGSENFAPGKRFGFFPSFALGWYLSEETWMQHLRSTVNKLKFRGSYGLVGNDKLDGRRFAYITTINESTGYSWGINNDFRRSGRIEGDQGNLDLTWETVQKTNVGFELGLWNALDFQIDYFTEKRSNIFMQRRSIPGSSGFTNAPWANYGKVNNQGVDASVEFSKALNPDLFLSVRGTFTYAHNKIIEQDEPSAVIGTSRSSTGKSIGQLFGLVADGLFEEQDFADVASGQLKSDIPKHTFGPVRPGDIKYVDLNNDGVIDAFDRTAIGGTEDPQIVYGFGANVRYKSFDFGFFMQGLSKTDRIIGGSNFIPGSSNGAMGNMFDNVSDRWTVADPRQDVFYPRLSDYQSSNNNMASTWWLRDMSFLRLRNVELGFNMPSNWINPIQIKNLRIFLRGNNLLTISDFKLWDPELGVNNGMRYPIMKSMSIGMELNFK